Proteins from one Arthrobacter sp. Soc17.1.1.1 genomic window:
- a CDS encoding SDR family NAD(P)-dependent oxidoreductase produces MRILVTGSAEGLGLAAVEALLAQGHDVVAHARNEDRAAGLAALTARGAGLVVGDLEQRDAVTRIADELNAAEPLDAVIHNAGVYTGRPVMPVNVIAPYLLTALLAGPRRHVYLSSGSHYGGRATLQGVDWRGTAPGSYGDSKLYVTTLVAALARTRLDLLASAVDPGWVPTRMGGPDAPDDLDLGHRTQVWLATSDDPDALASGGYWYHRQRREPHDAVHDTAFQDDLLRVLADETGVPLPAG; encoded by the coding sequence ATGAGGATCCTGGTCACGGGATCGGCGGAGGGGCTCGGCCTCGCCGCCGTGGAGGCCCTGCTCGCGCAGGGGCACGACGTCGTCGCCCACGCCCGCAACGAGGACCGTGCTGCCGGTCTCGCCGCGCTCACCGCGCGCGGCGCCGGACTCGTGGTGGGCGACCTCGAGCAGCGCGACGCCGTCACACGGATCGCCGACGAGCTGAATGCCGCGGAGCCGCTCGACGCCGTGATCCACAACGCCGGCGTCTACACCGGGCGCCCCGTGATGCCCGTCAACGTGATCGCGCCGTACCTCCTCACAGCGCTCCTGGCCGGCCCGCGCCGCCACGTCTACCTCAGCAGCGGCTCGCACTACGGCGGACGCGCGACGCTGCAGGGGGTCGACTGGCGAGGGACCGCCCCGGGCTCCTACGGCGACAGCAAGCTGTACGTCACGACCCTCGTCGCCGCACTGGCGAGGACGCGCCTCGACCTGCTGGCCAGTGCCGTCGATCCCGGCTGGGTGCCCACCCGGATGGGCGGGCCGGACGCACCGGACGACCTCGACCTCGGCCACCGGACCCAGGTGTGGCTGGCGACGAGCGACGACCCGGACGCGCTGGCGAGTGGCGGCTACTGGTACCACCGGCAGAGGCGCGAGCCGCACGACGCCGTGCACGACACCGCATTCCAGGACGACCTGCTCCGGGTGCTGGCCGACGAGACCGGGGTTCCCCTGCCGGCCGGGTGA
- a CDS encoding MFS transporter, protein MSIDEAASPALATAEPAPVASAPPLVHRPGRWIDNWDAEDTAQWNSGGRSIARRNLQWSIACEFLGFVVWQLWSIVVVYLPAAGFTFTTSQIFWLISMPSLVGATLRIPYTFMVPRFGGRNWTIVSALLLLIPTIGLAVCVSNPDTPFGVMLAVAALAGFGGGNFASSMANITFFYPAREKGWALGLNAAGGNLGAAVAQLVVPIAVVLGAAATVDLPLAGWLWVPLILVAAFGAWKYMDNLSSARSDLAGSLAAVREPHLWIMAFLYIGTFGSFIGFAGVFPKLIVDSFPAFSTITMGGVTLGLAFLGPLVGSLARPFGGRLADWFGGALITVLAFAVMAAIALTVVWTLPLANFWLFLGLFLVLFAAAGAGNGATYRMIPIIFARRGAAAGSELRESVSTARKSAAALGLISAVGAYGGFLIPQVLNASKGASGSYDGAFYGFVGGYVLMLAVTWFFYLRRSSTLGKV, encoded by the coding sequence GTGAGCATCGACGAAGCAGCATCTCCCGCACTGGCGACAGCGGAACCGGCACCTGTCGCGAGCGCGCCACCGCTGGTCCACCGCCCCGGGCGGTGGATCGACAACTGGGACGCCGAGGACACCGCCCAGTGGAACAGCGGCGGCAGGTCCATCGCCCGGCGCAACCTGCAGTGGTCGATCGCGTGCGAGTTCCTGGGCTTCGTGGTCTGGCAGCTGTGGTCCATCGTCGTCGTCTACCTGCCGGCCGCGGGCTTCACGTTCACGACGTCGCAGATCTTCTGGCTGATCTCCATGCCGTCCCTCGTCGGTGCCACACTGCGCATCCCCTACACCTTCATGGTGCCGCGGTTCGGTGGCCGGAACTGGACGATCGTCTCGGCCCTCCTCCTGCTGATCCCGACCATCGGCCTCGCCGTCTGCGTGTCGAACCCCGACACCCCGTTCGGCGTGATGCTGGCGGTCGCGGCCCTCGCGGGCTTCGGCGGCGGCAACTTCGCCAGCTCGATGGCGAACATCACCTTCTTCTACCCGGCCAGGGAGAAGGGGTGGGCCCTCGGGCTGAACGCGGCCGGTGGCAACCTCGGCGCGGCCGTCGCCCAGCTCGTGGTGCCGATCGCCGTCGTGCTCGGTGCCGCCGCGACCGTGGACCTGCCGCTCGCGGGCTGGCTCTGGGTACCGCTGATCCTGGTCGCCGCCTTCGGTGCCTGGAAGTACATGGACAACCTCTCCAGCGCCAGGAGCGACCTCGCCGGTTCGCTCGCCGCCGTCCGGGAGCCGCACCTGTGGATCATGGCGTTCCTCTACATCGGGACGTTCGGCTCGTTCATCGGCTTCGCCGGGGTGTTCCCGAAGCTGATCGTCGATTCGTTCCCCGCCTTCTCCACCATCACCATGGGCGGGGTCACCCTGGGCCTGGCCTTCCTCGGTCCGCTGGTCGGTTCCCTCGCCCGCCCCTTCGGCGGACGCCTGGCCGACTGGTTCGGCGGGGCGCTCATCACGGTGCTGGCTTTCGCCGTCATGGCCGCCATCGCACTCACGGTGGTCTGGACCCTGCCCCTCGCGAACTTCTGGCTCTTCCTCGGCCTCTTCCTCGTCCTCTTCGCGGCAGCGGGAGCGGGGAACGGCGCCACGTACAGGATGATCCCGATCATCTTCGCCCGGCGCGGCGCCGCAGCAGGGTCCGAACTCCGCGAATCGGTGAGCACCGCCCGCAAGTCCGCCGCTGCCCTCGGGCTGATCTCCGCGGTCGGCGCCTACGGCGGCTTCCTCATCCCGCAGGTCCTCAACGCCTCGAAGGGCGCGTCGGGCAGCTATGACGGAGCGTTCTACGGCTTCGTCGGCGGATACGTCCTGATGCTCGCCGTCACGTGGTTCTTCTACCTCCGCCGCTCCTCGACCCTCGGCAAGGTCTGA
- a CDS encoding molybdopterin oxidoreductase family protein, with protein sequence MQQAGTGQPTHCPYCALQCAMTVTASATHDGAHDGTPDGARVDARDFPTNRGGLCRKGWSAAELLDHPDRLTAPLLRDADGVLREAAWDTVLSLISDRVRSIQARHGRDAVAVFGGGGLTNEKAYTLGKFARLALRTSRIDYNGRFCMSSAAAAGNRAFGVDRGLPFPLEDLGAASVVLLLGSNAADTMPPFIQHLRGAQAAGGLVVVDPRRSATARLTDQGRGVHLQPTPGTDLVLLLGLAHVVLTEGLEDRRFLEERTSGYDEVARGVARWWPERVQNITGVPAASLRAVARLLAAGARRGADGGHGAYILTGRGIEQHADGTDTTTAAINVALLLGLPGTAHSGYGTLTGQGNGQGGREHGQKADQLPGYRKITDRAARAHVAGVWGVPEETIPGPGLPAVELLASLGEPGGTRCLFVHGANVAVSAPDAATVIEGLRSLDLLVVSDFFLSETAALADVVLPVLQWAEEEGTVTNLEGRVLRRRQAVEPPPGARSALWIMQELARLLEAPSLFSEDPSTMFDELARASAGGLADYSGLDYGVLDGADPAYWPYPAGSTGTPRLFLDAFAHAGGRAVLVPVAPRPGPTAARLPAPLLLATGRLLEHYQSGTQTRRVPALLAAQPVARLQLHPSTAQDLGIAQGDHVAVTSAQGEARALADLTPDIRQDTVFLAFHFAGAGSANRLTRSSTDPVSGMPEFKTTPVEVARLASAPYPHRAGGLEVGA encoded by the coding sequence ATGCAGCAGGCAGGGACCGGACAGCCCACGCACTGCCCCTACTGCGCCCTCCAGTGCGCCATGACGGTCACCGCGTCGGCCACCCATGACGGCGCCCATGACGGCACCCCCGACGGAGCCCGCGTCGACGCCCGCGACTTCCCTACCAACCGTGGCGGGCTGTGCCGCAAGGGCTGGTCCGCCGCGGAGCTGCTCGACCATCCCGACCGCCTCACCGCACCGCTCCTCCGGGACGCCGACGGCGTGCTGCGGGAAGCCGCATGGGACACCGTCCTGAGCCTCATCAGCGACCGTGTCCGGAGCATCCAGGCCCGGCACGGCCGGGACGCCGTCGCGGTGTTCGGTGGCGGCGGACTCACCAACGAGAAGGCCTACACGCTCGGCAAATTCGCCCGCCTCGCGCTGCGCACGTCCCGCATCGACTACAACGGACGGTTCTGCATGTCCTCGGCGGCCGCTGCGGGCAACCGGGCGTTCGGCGTGGACCGCGGGCTCCCCTTCCCCCTCGAGGACCTCGGCGCCGCGTCCGTGGTCCTGCTCCTCGGCTCGAACGCCGCGGACACCATGCCGCCCTTCATCCAGCACCTGCGAGGCGCGCAGGCCGCGGGCGGCCTGGTCGTCGTCGACCCCCGGCGTTCCGCGACCGCCCGCCTCACCGACCAGGGCAGGGGCGTCCACCTCCAGCCGACACCCGGCACGGACCTCGTCCTGCTGCTGGGCCTGGCACACGTGGTGCTGACCGAGGGACTGGAGGACCGCCGGTTCCTCGAGGAGCGGACGAGCGGGTACGACGAGGTCGCGCGCGGCGTCGCACGGTGGTGGCCCGAACGCGTACAGAACATCACGGGTGTTCCCGCCGCCTCCCTGCGTGCCGTGGCGAGGCTCCTCGCCGCAGGCGCCCGTCGAGGTGCCGACGGTGGGCACGGTGCCTACATCCTGACCGGCCGCGGGATCGAGCAGCACGCCGACGGCACCGACACCACGACGGCCGCGATCAACGTCGCGCTGCTCCTCGGGCTGCCGGGCACGGCGCACAGCGGCTACGGGACGCTGACGGGCCAGGGCAACGGCCAGGGCGGCCGGGAGCACGGGCAGAAGGCCGACCAGCTGCCGGGATACCGGAAGATCACCGACAGGGCGGCGCGGGCCCACGTCGCCGGTGTCTGGGGTGTGCCGGAGGAGACGATCCCCGGGCCCGGCCTGCCCGCCGTCGAACTCCTCGCCTCGCTCGGCGAACCCGGCGGCACACGCTGCCTCTTCGTGCACGGTGCCAACGTCGCGGTCTCCGCGCCCGACGCCGCGACGGTCATCGAGGGCCTGCGCTCCCTCGACCTCCTCGTCGTGTCCGACTTCTTCCTGTCGGAGACCGCAGCCCTCGCGGACGTCGTCCTGCCGGTCCTGCAGTGGGCGGAGGAGGAGGGCACGGTGACGAACCTGGAGGGCAGGGTCCTGCGCCGGCGACAGGCCGTCGAGCCGCCACCGGGGGCCCGCAGCGCACTGTGGATCATGCAGGAGCTCGCACGCCTGCTGGAGGCGCCCTCCCTCTTCAGCGAGGACCCCTCCACCATGTTCGACGAGCTCGCCCGTGCCAGCGCCGGGGGTCTCGCCGACTACTCGGGGCTCGACTACGGCGTGCTCGACGGCGCCGACCCCGCGTACTGGCCGTACCCGGCGGGTAGCACGGGGACGCCGCGGCTGTTCCTCGACGCCTTCGCCCACGCCGGCGGGCGCGCCGTGCTGGTCCCCGTCGCCCCGCGGCCCGGCCCCACCGCCGCCCGCCTGCCCGCCCCGCTGCTCCTGGCGACGGGCCGGCTCCTGGAGCACTACCAGTCGGGCACCCAGACACGCCGCGTCCCCGCGCTGCTCGCGGCGCAGCCCGTCGCACGGCTCCAGCTCCACCCGTCCACCGCGCAGGACCTCGGCATCGCGCAGGGTGACCACGTCGCCGTGACGAGTGCCCAGGGCGAGGCCCGTGCGCTGGCCGACCTGACCCCCGACATCCGCCAGGACACCGTCTTCCTGGCCTTCCACTTCGCGGGCGCCGGCTCGGCGAACCGCCTGACGCGCAGCAGCACGGACCCGGTGTCCGGTATGCCCGAGTTCAAGACGACGCCCGTCGAGGTGGCGCGCCTGGCCTCCGCCCCGTACCCCCACCGCGCCGGCGGCCTGGAGGTCGGCGCATGA
- a CDS encoding FAD-dependent oxidoreductase, with protein MSPSGSSVPVRVVVVGFGPVAARLVEHLEPLVSAGRVALTVLGQEADPAYNRVLVADVAVGRTRAAAIGLADTDTLRAAGIDVRLGVRVDRIDRPFRRVLLAGGEAFDYDRLVLATGSRPVRPRLDGLQGPAGSDDEHPLPPGVSFLRDLSDARAVAAALAAQQRIVVLGGGILGIEASLAAAEEGGRVTLVHHGRSPMRRLLGDGSRVLATALQQAGITVVAGTSARIELKDGHFAGIGLEGGTRVDGGALVLACGVRPRTELAEGCDLAVADGILVDHTLHAVGTDDIWAIGDCAEVCCLRSSCRACAGTTAPQGLIGPGWQQADDVGAAFVAELSGDGTGSTPVPGPGPAAGADPGVRRDPVVVLKARGVDAVAAGETDADPWTVEPGLTVAEWADPGHGRYAKMVTRNGVLTGLVCVGIPRTGAELVLLFERGSELPADRSSLLRLDSAEGLLTASPPGPATTLCRCAGVTRGTVQDSVTAGCASVQDVSAATRAGTGCGGCHDGIRAVIEQHFAAAVAS; from the coding sequence ATGAGCCCCTCCGGGTCCTCCGTCCCGGTCCGCGTCGTCGTCGTGGGCTTCGGGCCCGTCGCGGCGCGGCTCGTCGAACACCTCGAGCCCCTCGTCTCCGCCGGACGCGTCGCGCTGACCGTCCTCGGGCAGGAGGCCGATCCTGCCTACAACCGGGTGCTCGTCGCCGACGTCGCCGTCGGCCGTACACGCGCAGCCGCCATCGGGCTCGCGGACACGGACACCCTCCGGGCGGCGGGCATCGACGTGCGCCTCGGCGTCCGCGTCGACCGGATCGACCGGCCCTTCCGGCGCGTGCTGCTGGCCGGCGGCGAGGCGTTCGACTACGACCGGCTGGTCCTCGCGACCGGGTCACGGCCCGTCCGTCCGCGGCTCGACGGCCTGCAGGGGCCTGCCGGGTCCGACGACGAACACCCGCTCCCGCCGGGTGTCAGCTTTCTCCGGGACCTCTCCGATGCCCGGGCCGTGGCCGCCGCGCTCGCCGCGCAACAGCGGATCGTGGTGCTGGGCGGCGGCATCCTCGGCATCGAGGCCTCCCTCGCCGCAGCGGAGGAGGGCGGCCGGGTGACCCTCGTGCACCACGGCCGCTCCCCGATGCGACGGCTCCTCGGCGACGGGTCGCGGGTGCTGGCGACGGCGCTGCAGCAGGCCGGCATCACCGTCGTGGCGGGTACGTCCGCGAGGATCGAACTGAAGGACGGGCACTTCGCGGGCATCGGCCTGGAGGGCGGCACCCGGGTCGACGGCGGGGCGCTCGTACTCGCCTGCGGCGTGCGTCCACGCACCGAACTCGCCGAGGGCTGCGACCTGGCGGTCGCGGACGGCATCCTCGTGGACCACACGCTGCACGCGGTCGGCACGGACGACATCTGGGCCATCGGCGACTGCGCGGAGGTGTGCTGCCTCCGCAGCTCCTGCAGGGCATGCGCGGGCACCACCGCACCCCAGGGCCTCATCGGCCCGGGCTGGCAGCAGGCGGACGACGTCGGGGCGGCCTTCGTGGCCGAGCTGTCCGGCGACGGGACGGGCTCCACACCCGTACCCGGGCCTGGACCCGCGGCCGGCGCCGACCCCGGCGTGCGGCGCGACCCCGTCGTCGTGCTGAAGGCCCGGGGCGTCGACGCCGTGGCCGCAGGTGAGACGGACGCCGATCCCTGGACGGTGGAGCCCGGACTCACCGTGGCGGAGTGGGCCGACCCCGGGCACGGGCGCTACGCGAAGATGGTCACCCGGAACGGTGTCCTGACCGGCCTCGTCTGCGTCGGGATACCGCGCACGGGCGCCGAACTGGTCCTGCTGTTCGAGCGGGGCAGCGAGCTTCCCGCGGACCGCTCCAGCCTGCTGCGGCTCGACAGCGCCGAGGGTCTGCTGACCGCATCCCCTCCCGGGCCGGCCACCACCCTGTGCCGGTGTGCGGGCGTCACCCGGGGTACGGTCCAGGACTCCGTGACGGCCGGCTGCGCCTCCGTCCAGGACGTCTCGGCCGCCACGCGGGCCGGGACCGGGTGCGGCGGGTGCCATGACGGCATCCGGGCCGTCATCGAACAGCACTTCGCCGCGGCGGTCGCATCGTGA
- a CDS encoding uroporphyrinogen-III synthase, with the protein MTETVRPDGSGGQLAGFRIGVTSDRRSGDLIDALERRGASVFHAPALKIAPIAEDVALLADTAAVVSARPDLFLITTAYGMRRWFEAADAAGLGDDLLDVLGSGRIYVRGPKARGAVRAAGLDDVGISSDETTATLVDQLLQEDLAGLTIGVQLHAYADEHQLERLRDAGATLLTVTPYRWIKPEGSERLPRLIEAVCTGQLDCVTFTSAPAVDALFSTAAEQGMQEDLVHRFRHGVLAAAVGPVTAQPLLDAGITPIVPERFRMGALIRLVCDHLAEHHVEQLRTRSGRVEVRGRSVRVDDAQVDLAPAQLVLFKALLSARGAVLSREALTSLLTPAGAAHALDMSVNRLRKSLPDPALVETVVKRGYRLNV; encoded by the coding sequence GGCCGGATTCCGCATCGGCGTGACATCGGACCGCCGGTCGGGCGACCTGATCGATGCGCTCGAGCGGAGGGGCGCATCCGTCTTCCACGCTCCGGCGCTCAAGATCGCACCGATCGCGGAGGACGTGGCGCTCCTCGCGGACACGGCCGCCGTGGTCTCGGCACGACCCGACCTCTTCCTCATCACCACCGCGTACGGGATGCGCCGCTGGTTCGAGGCGGCCGACGCCGCGGGGCTGGGCGACGACCTCCTCGATGTCCTCGGGAGCGGCAGGATCTACGTCCGCGGTCCGAAGGCCAGGGGAGCGGTGCGTGCGGCGGGGCTGGACGACGTCGGGATCAGTTCCGACGAGACGACGGCGACCCTCGTGGACCAGCTGCTGCAGGAGGACCTCGCGGGCCTCACGATCGGCGTCCAGCTGCATGCCTACGCCGACGAGCACCAGCTCGAACGGCTCCGGGACGCCGGTGCCACACTGCTCACCGTCACGCCCTACCGGTGGATCAAGCCGGAGGGCTCGGAACGCCTGCCCCGGCTCATCGAGGCCGTGTGCACCGGGCAGCTCGACTGCGTCACCTTCACGAGCGCGCCGGCGGTCGATGCCCTGTTCAGCACCGCGGCCGAGCAGGGCATGCAGGAGGATCTCGTGCACAGGTTCCGGCACGGCGTCCTCGCCGCCGCCGTCGGTCCGGTGACGGCGCAGCCGCTGCTCGACGCCGGCATCACACCGATCGTCCCCGAGCGGTTCCGCATGGGCGCACTGATCCGGCTCGTCTGCGACCACCTCGCCGAGCACCACGTGGAGCAGCTCCGGACACGCTCCGGCCGGGTCGAGGTGCGGGGACGGTCCGTGCGGGTGGACGACGCCCAGGTGGACCTCGCACCCGCCCAGCTCGTGCTCTTCAAGGCCCTGCTGTCGGCACGCGGCGCGGTCCTCAGTCGCGAGGCCCTGACGAGCCTCCTCACCCCGGCCGGCGCGGCTCACGCGCTCGACATGAGCGTCAACCGTCTACGGAAGTCACTGCCCGACCCGGCCCTGGTCGAGACGGTCGTCAAGCGGGGGTACCGGCTGAACGTCTGA